The proteins below are encoded in one region of Myxococcales bacterium:
- a CDS encoding AarF/ABC1/UbiB kinase family protein gives MPRSSYPTSLRFVKAYWVTFQVILSYVRLRFRTYFAGPDYYQSNVGAIHRRNAERIEQTILQLKGLFIKVGQLISIMTNFLPEEFRKPLQRLQDQVPARPIEEIRKRIEEELHGSPDTLFAYFCEQPLASASLGQVHRARLKDGTEVVVKVQHHDIDRIVQADLKTIWRILRVVRWFVPVQGMELMYRQIKEMVFAELDFELEVLFMRQIAANLADLPDVGVPAPLAEFCTKKVMTTTFVDGSKLTDHEKLEIWKLNRKVLAERLVRAYCKMIFVDGLYHADPHPGNLMITPHGEIVLIDFGAVAELSPSMKRGIPDFLEAVIKRDTPGIFRALRTMGFIAHGNEAERASERIIEYFHRKFQDEVKLDSFNLKDIKVDPQRSLENLVDLKRQEIGLRELTGAFQVPKDWVLLERTILLLAGVCTDLDPDMNPMVVIRPYLEEFVLGEHRDFTTLILNATKETALSALSVPDDLRRYLSKASRGELEIRVRNFPEAGQLIYTAAHQLIYALFSMFFGTAAIFFHLQAWFTLSRWASGFAAAFFVTMFFSFMRTRRLSRR, from the coding sequence ATGCCTCGTTCGAGTTACCCGACTAGTCTGCGTTTTGTTAAGGCGTACTGGGTCACCTTTCAGGTTATTTTAAGCTACGTGCGGCTTCGGTTTCGTACTTACTTTGCCGGGCCGGACTACTATCAAAGCAATGTTGGCGCCATCCATCGGCGCAACGCGGAGCGTATAGAACAGACAATTTTGCAGCTCAAAGGCTTGTTTATCAAAGTCGGTCAATTGATTTCGATCATGACCAACTTTCTCCCTGAAGAGTTTCGAAAGCCTCTGCAGCGATTGCAAGACCAAGTCCCCGCCAGGCCGATTGAGGAGATTCGCAAACGCATTGAAGAGGAGTTGCACGGTAGCCCCGATACACTCTTTGCTTATTTTTGCGAGCAGCCCCTTGCAAGCGCATCCCTTGGACAGGTCCACCGCGCCAGGCTCAAAGACGGCACCGAAGTAGTTGTCAAAGTTCAACACCACGATATCGACCGAATCGTCCAGGCCGACTTGAAAACCATTTGGCGTATTTTGAGAGTCGTGCGCTGGTTTGTTCCGGTGCAGGGCATGGAGCTGATGTACCGACAAATCAAGGAGATGGTGTTTGCCGAGCTTGATTTTGAGCTTGAAGTGCTCTTTATGAGGCAAATAGCGGCAAACCTGGCGGACCTGCCCGACGTGGGCGTTCCGGCGCCGCTAGCCGAGTTTTGCACAAAAAAAGTCATGACCACCACCTTCGTGGATGGAAGCAAACTCACGGATCACGAAAAGCTCGAAATCTGGAAACTCAACCGCAAAGTTCTTGCTGAGCGCTTGGTACGGGCCTATTGCAAAATGATTTTTGTGGATGGCCTGTATCACGCGGATCCACATCCCGGAAATCTGATGATTACGCCCCATGGCGAGATTGTTTTGATTGATTTTGGAGCGGTGGCCGAGCTCTCGCCGTCCATGAAGCGCGGTATTCCTGATTTTCTTGAGGCTGTCATCAAGCGTGATACCCCTGGTATTTTCCGAGCCTTGCGTACGATGGGCTTCATCGCGCACGGCAATGAAGCAGAGCGCGCTTCAGAGCGCATTATCGAGTATTTTCATCGCAAATTTCAGGACGAGGTCAAGCTCGATAGCTTCAATCTAAAAGATATCAAAGTGGATCCGCAGCGCAGCCTCGAAAACTTGGTCGACCTAAAACGCCAGGAAATAGGCCTTCGAGAGCTGACGGGAGCCTTCCAGGTGCCCAAAGACTGGGTATTGCTGGAACGGACGATTTTGCTTTTAGCAGGCGTGTGCACGGACCTTGATCCCGACATGAATCCAATGGTCGTGATACGTCCCTATCTTGAAGAGTTCGTTTTAGGTGAGCATCGGGATTTCACCACACTTATATTAAACGCGACCAAAGAGACTGCTCTGAGCGCTCTAAGCGTTCCGGATGATCTGAGGCGCTATTTATCGAAAGCAAGTCGCGGCGAACTTGAGATTCGCGTTCGAAATTTTCCTGAGGCAGGGCAACTCATCTACACGGCAGCCCATCAATTGATTTATGCGCTCTTTTCGATGTTCTTTGGAACGGCTGCCATTTTTTTTCACCTTCAAGCCTGGTTCACCCTTAGCCGCTGGGCGAGCGGTTTCGCTGCAGCCTTTTTTGTCACGATGTTTTTCTCGTTCATGCGTACCCGTCGCCTATCCCGTCGCTAG
- a CDS encoding HlyC/CorC family transporter, translating to MIALALALVCVVANAFFVAAEFALAKARPTALEALAKEGDKQAERAWQMMLRLDAYLTATQLGITFASLGLGWLGEPAVADFIQPALRSFELPEGLVHGIAFSLSFAVITFLHIVLGELVPKSLAIQRPETISRMTAAPMQFFYYLTYPLQIIFNSITNGLLKLLGLATAGSVSSVLSASEIKLIIKSSFGDDGAESTKRDLLDRVLTGIDRPVRTVMVPRVDMVTLNLNVSFSECIREVRRHGYSRYPLIDDGDPDNVRGYIYVKDLLIAEQRARQDIRELRRDILFIPETRTVGDALGDFQRQKIPIAIVVDEYGGTSGLVTAEDIVEEIVGDIQDETDAEAPKIRERGQDTWVVSGSIPIQDLELEELNMDISEEGDTLGGYIVAHLERLAYPGDAIYSGKYKLTVEDVRRRRIERVAIRRLSDEEFASSRDSKEELER from the coding sequence ATGATTGCGTTAGCTTTGGCACTGGTCTGCGTTGTCGCAAACGCTTTTTTTGTCGCAGCCGAGTTTGCGCTGGCCAAAGCGCGCCCTACTGCCTTAGAAGCTTTAGCTAAAGAAGGCGATAAACAAGCCGAGCGCGCTTGGCAGATGATGCTGCGGCTTGATGCTTACCTTACGGCAACTCAGCTCGGCATTACTTTTGCGTCTCTTGGTTTGGGCTGGTTGGGTGAGCCGGCGGTTGCAGATTTCATTCAACCTGCGCTTCGAAGCTTCGAGCTGCCGGAAGGGCTCGTTCATGGCATTGCTTTCAGTCTATCCTTCGCGGTTATAACTTTTCTTCACATTGTCCTTGGAGAGCTTGTTCCTAAATCGCTTGCGATTCAGCGGCCCGAAACTATCAGTCGGATGACTGCCGCTCCCATGCAGTTCTTTTATTATCTTACCTATCCTTTACAGATTATTTTCAATTCGATTACCAACGGCTTGCTAAAGCTGCTCGGCCTTGCCACTGCGGGTTCGGTAAGCTCGGTGCTCTCTGCCTCTGAAATTAAACTGATCATAAAGTCTTCCTTTGGCGACGATGGCGCGGAATCTACGAAGCGCGATTTGCTTGATCGTGTTCTTACTGGCATCGATCGTCCAGTCCGAACAGTGATGGTTCCTCGTGTTGATATGGTAACGCTCAATCTTAACGTGTCGTTTTCGGAATGCATTCGCGAGGTGCGTCGTCACGGTTACAGCCGCTACCCATTAATCGACGATGGCGATCCGGACAACGTTCGTGGTTACATATACGTCAAAGATTTGTTGATCGCTGAGCAAAGAGCGCGACAGGATATCCGCGAACTTCGCCGCGACATTCTGTTTATCCCAGAAACCCGCACAGTGGGCGATGCGCTTGGAGACTTTCAACGTCAGAAAATCCCTATTGCGATTGTGGTTGATGAGTACGGTGGAACGAGCGGTCTTGTTACCGCAGAGGATATCGTTGAAGAAATCGTAGGCGATATTCAAGACGAGACCGATGCTGAAGCTCCTAAAATCAGAGAACGGGGTCAAGACACCTGGGTCGTGAGCGGTTCGATCCCCATTCAGGATTTGGAACTCGAAGAGCTTAATATGGATATTTCGGAAGAGGGCGATACTCTAGGCGGTTATATTGTCGCGCACCTTGAGCGCTTGGCTTATCCAGGGGATGCAATCTATTCGGGAAAATACAAGCTGACCGTGGAAGATGTGAGGCGAAGACGCATTGAGCGTGTCGCCATTCGCCGTCTTAGCGATGAGGAGTTTGCGTCCAGTCGAGACAGCAAAGAAGAGCTTGAACGCTAA
- a CDS encoding penicillin-insensitive murein endopeptidase has protein sequence MPASGIGFIHNSKRPNPEARFGTYELLSYLSEAAQRMQHAKAGQPLYINDIGLEHGGPIVHHGSHQAGRDVDVLFFLLDKDGNPREPKGIPLDPKGEGWDFQDLLDPKDDVFVKFDTERTWAFIQAFIESAGSYVQRLFIVEHLRSLLLEEAKRVAAPKHIVDIAEAAMCQPSVAHDDHLHIRVFCDANDIKQGCRDGFPIYPWHLAHLRSFKTKPVIATRHRKKSKTISAKEAHAKAGPMHAKVEAFLEQQLSWSSNPHPGRRWCR, from the coding sequence ATGCCCGCTTCAGGCATTGGCTTCATTCACAATTCGAAACGGCCCAATCCTGAAGCGCGCTTTGGAACTTACGAGCTTTTATCTTATCTCTCCGAGGCTGCTCAACGCATGCAGCACGCCAAAGCAGGCCAGCCCTTATACATCAACGACATCGGGCTAGAGCACGGCGGTCCCATCGTGCATCATGGCTCTCACCAAGCGGGCCGCGATGTGGATGTGCTTTTTTTCTTGCTCGACAAAGACGGCAATCCCCGTGAACCCAAAGGCATTCCACTCGATCCCAAAGGCGAAGGCTGGGATTTCCAAGATCTATTGGACCCGAAGGATGACGTCTTCGTGAAGTTTGATACCGAGCGAACCTGGGCCTTTATCCAAGCTTTCATCGAAAGCGCTGGCAGCTATGTGCAACGCTTGTTCATCGTGGAGCATTTGCGAAGCTTGCTGCTTGAAGAAGCAAAACGTGTCGCTGCACCGAAACACATCGTCGACATTGCCGAAGCGGCCATGTGTCAGCCCTCCGTGGCACATGACGACCATCTGCACATCCGAGTGTTTTGTGATGCCAACGACATCAAGCAAGGCTGTCGGGATGGTTTTCCGATTTACCCATGGCATTTGGCTCATCTTCGCTCTTTTAAAACAAAACCTGTTATCGCAACCAGGCATCGCAAAAAAAGCAAAACCATTAGTGCAAAAGAAGCGCACGCAAAAGCGGGACCCATGCACGCAAAAGTTGAAGCGTTTTTGGAGCAACAGCTTAGCTGGTCGAGCAATCCTCACCCCGGCAGACGCTGGTGTCGCTAA
- a CDS encoding PDZ domain-containing protein, producing the protein MDHNKIRPKRPLFFFLRSLLVIAVIGLACGVTFVWPKRNGLGIAIDTSPRAQAAQKRLPYDLSRLQVLNRVIHHVNKHYVAPERVSHKDMLLAGLNAIQRSVPPVLIRHEKSSKTFTVLVDNEERTFSVEGVNSPWSLAKRFRDIFNFLQKYIDDEDIQLRDVEYAAVNGALHTLDPHSILLTPEFYTEMRMSTRGEFGGLGIVISIRDGLLTVIKPMPDTPATKGGLKPYDRIVKINDESTLNMPLQEAVNRLRGAPGSSVDVWIVRQANKGWIKPKKVRLERAVIHIESVESKMLGDGVGYVRLKSFQGNSTADLSAALEKLHKKGLKSLVLDLRDNPGGLLEQAVRVTDLFLERGSIVSTRSNDESQRDEKFATREGTEPNYPMVVLVNGGSASASEIVAGALKNHNRALIVGQRTFGKGSVQVLYDYNDGSALKLTIAQYLTPGDVSIQGVGIVPDIAIDPITVDKEDMDLSVNHKRIREEDLSRHLTSQSTRNATKPAVVMEYYLPKEARKKLRENEEENNDENEREAEFLIDFSHQILKHASNSDRRRLLSGSSAIIAQSRQNELKRAEKDLRAIGIDWSVGPDKGPSDLAVEVSTNSKDNHATAGQPFELKIKVTNNGKVPVYQLRGITKSDYPLFDDRELVFGKIAPGKSKQWSTTLGVCESRPLELQTAKPKANQDPWDALLKRIGRDQGSQVCVVPYSALDRADAIKIDFQEAHGHAPGREQIARPLARCPDRICLLASAC; encoded by the coding sequence GTGGATCACAACAAAATACGACCTAAACGACCCCTTTTCTTCTTCTTGCGAAGCCTTCTTGTCATTGCGGTGATTGGTTTGGCTTGCGGCGTTACCTTTGTCTGGCCAAAACGCAATGGCCTGGGTATTGCTATTGATACCTCACCGCGCGCTCAGGCGGCTCAAAAACGACTGCCCTACGATTTATCGCGACTGCAAGTGCTAAACCGTGTGATTCATCACGTGAACAAGCACTATGTGGCTCCAGAACGTGTGAGCCACAAGGACATGCTGCTGGCGGGTCTAAACGCCATTCAACGCAGCGTCCCGCCGGTGCTTATCCGCCACGAAAAATCGAGCAAGACCTTTACGGTGCTGGTCGATAACGAAGAGCGGACCTTTTCCGTTGAAGGCGTCAACAGTCCGTGGTCCCTTGCAAAACGTTTTCGTGACATTTTTAATTTTTTGCAAAAGTACATTGATGATGAAGACATCCAACTGCGTGACGTTGAATACGCCGCCGTCAATGGAGCGCTTCACACCCTTGATCCGCACTCGATATTGTTAACGCCGGAGTTTTATACTGAAATGCGCATGAGTACGCGCGGTGAGTTCGGCGGACTTGGCATCGTTATATCCATCCGTGATGGACTGCTTACCGTGATTAAGCCCATGCCTGATACACCCGCCACCAAGGGCGGACTGAAGCCTTATGATCGCATCGTCAAGATCAACGATGAGTCGACCCTTAACATGCCTTTGCAAGAAGCTGTCAATCGGCTGCGCGGTGCTCCAGGGTCCAGCGTTGATGTGTGGATTGTACGGCAGGCCAACAAAGGTTGGATCAAGCCTAAAAAAGTTAGACTTGAGCGCGCCGTGATTCATATTGAGTCGGTCGAAAGTAAGATGCTTGGCGATGGCGTCGGATACGTTCGGCTCAAGAGCTTTCAGGGCAACAGTACGGCCGATTTGAGTGCAGCGCTTGAGAAGCTACACAAAAAGGGACTGAAGTCTCTGGTTTTGGACCTTCGTGACAACCCCGGAGGCTTGCTTGAGCAAGCGGTTCGCGTCACAGACCTTTTCCTTGAGAGAGGCAGCATCGTTAGCACCCGTTCGAATGATGAGTCTCAGCGCGATGAAAAGTTTGCTACGCGTGAAGGAACGGAACCGAACTATCCAATGGTCGTGTTGGTCAACGGTGGCAGCGCATCCGCAAGCGAAATCGTGGCCGGCGCGCTCAAGAACCACAATCGCGCGCTTATCGTAGGTCAACGCACCTTTGGTAAGGGCTCGGTGCAGGTGTTGTACGACTACAACGACGGCTCAGCGCTTAAGCTTACGATCGCGCAGTACCTTACCCCGGGTGATGTATCCATTCAAGGCGTTGGCATCGTGCCTGATATCGCGATTGATCCGATTACGGTCGATAAAGAAGACATGGATCTAAGCGTTAATCACAAACGCATCCGTGAGGAAGACCTATCGCGTCACTTGACCAGCCAAAGCACGCGCAATGCAACAAAGCCTGCTGTTGTGATGGAATATTATCTTCCTAAAGAGGCGCGTAAAAAACTTCGCGAAAACGAAGAGGAAAACAATGACGAAAACGAACGCGAAGCGGAGTTTTTGATCGATTTTTCACATCAGATTTTGAAACACGCAAGCAATTCGGATCGTCGACGTTTGCTGAGTGGCTCAAGCGCTATCATTGCGCAGAGTCGACAGAACGAACTCAAACGCGCAGAAAAGGATTTACGTGCGATTGGTATCGATTGGTCTGTGGGACCTGACAAGGGCCCAAGTGACCTTGCTGTTGAAGTGAGCACCAATTCCAAGGATAACCATGCGACCGCAGGGCAGCCCTTTGAACTTAAGATCAAAGTGACGAACAACGGTAAAGTGCCTGTGTATCAGCTGCGCGGCATCACCAAGAGCGACTATCCGCTTTTTGATGATCGCGAACTTGTCTTTGGCAAGATTGCTCCCGGCAAAAGCAAACAGTGGTCCACGACCTTGGGCGTTTGTGAATCGCGACCGCTTGAGCTTCAAACGGCAAAACCAAAGGCAAACCAAGATCCTTGGGATGCCTTGCTAAAGCGCATCGGTAGAGACCAAGGTTCGCAAGTCTGTGTCGTGCCTTATTCGGCATTGGATCGTGCTGATGCTATCAAGATAGACTTCCAAGAGGCTCACGGTCACGCTCCAGGGCGAGAGCAAATCGCACGACCATTAGCGCGTTGCCCCGACCGCATTTGCTTACTTGCTTCAGCTTGCTGA
- a CDS encoding GNAT family N-acetyltransferase: protein MIKGIGLIDSLACTLFCCFLILTGLIAMSILVRSFLPDDYEAFRELRLHALRHQSGAFASSLKEEEILSRKQWIEKLSGAEATSFLAWDESVLVGMCGVYSLARMRIRHKAYVWGMYIDPKQRGKGVGEKLLEQCKQWAIENNKRTLLLAVMQNNTSAIRLYERFGFVRYGLEPASIAIDGVYYDDILFALSLESKE, encoded by the coding sequence ATGATTAAGGGGATTGGGCTCATCGATTCGCTAGCCTGTACCCTCTTTTGCTGTTTTTTGATACTGACAGGGTTGATTGCTATGTCGATTCTCGTCCGTTCCTTTTTGCCTGATGACTATGAAGCGTTTCGCGAGCTGAGGCTCCACGCGCTTCGCCATCAGTCGGGTGCTTTTGCTTCCAGTCTCAAGGAAGAGGAAATTCTATCCCGTAAGCAATGGATTGAAAAACTAAGTGGTGCTGAGGCTACTTCTTTTCTAGCGTGGGATGAATCCGTGTTGGTGGGGATGTGTGGCGTGTATTCACTTGCGCGCATGCGCATTAGGCACAAAGCTTATGTGTGGGGCATGTATATCGACCCTAAGCAGAGGGGCAAAGGTGTCGGTGAAAAGTTACTTGAGCAGTGTAAGCAATGGGCCATCGAGAACAATAAACGCACCTTGCTGCTTGCCGTGATGCAGAACAACACGAGCGCGATTCGCCTCTACGAACGCTTTGGTTTTGTGCGCTACGGCCTTGAGCCAGCTTCGATTGCTATCGATGGCGTCTATTATGACGATATCCTATTTGCCTTATCGCTTGAATCCAAAGAATAG
- a CDS encoding DUF1338 domain-containing protein, giving the protein MEPNAAQSFFSRLWDDYSRITPQANAIKQLLHECGERFRNDHVAIRTFGMPGIDIEHLESFFTELGYVGTGEYQFETKKLFAKSYSHPSNELPRVFISELIMNKCSTKLNACVRTLIERLPLPLDAQSLLTQQALWPTVEYDVYQTLLKESEYAAWVAAFGIRANHFTVNADDLQGFKDLTELNNFLVEHGFALNHPESPVHGSPEELLEQSSTRADEILWSFENGEKRRIRSCYYEFCKRYTDPKSGKLYDGFIPESADKIFESTNVR; this is encoded by the coding sequence ATGGAACCGAACGCAGCTCAATCGTTTTTTTCTCGTCTTTGGGATGACTATTCGCGAATCACGCCACAGGCAAACGCGATAAAACAGCTCTTGCATGAGTGCGGAGAGCGTTTTCGCAATGATCACGTAGCTATTCGTACTTTTGGGATGCCGGGGATTGATATCGAGCATCTTGAATCGTTTTTTACCGAGCTGGGCTATGTTGGTACCGGTGAATATCAGTTTGAGACAAAGAAACTTTTTGCCAAGAGCTACAGCCATCCTTCTAATGAGCTTCCTCGTGTATTTATCTCAGAGCTTATAATGAACAAGTGCTCAACTAAGCTGAATGCTTGCGTGAGAACTTTGATTGAAAGACTACCCTTGCCTCTTGATGCTCAGTCCTTACTGACCCAACAGGCGCTTTGGCCGACTGTAGAGTACGACGTATATCAAACGCTTCTGAAAGAATCCGAATATGCTGCTTGGGTAGCGGCCTTTGGAATTCGCGCCAATCATTTCACTGTTAACGCTGATGATTTGCAAGGATTCAAAGATTTGACCGAGTTGAATAATTTTCTTGTTGAACATGGATTTGCACTCAATCATCCGGAGTCGCCAGTTCATGGAAGTCCTGAGGAGCTTTTGGAGCAGTCTTCAACGCGTGCCGATGAGATTTTGTGGTCATTTGAAAATGGAGAGAAGCGCCGTATCCGTAGTTGCTACTATGAGTTCTGTAAACGGTACACCGATCCGAAAAGCGGAAAGCTGTACGATGGCTTTATCCCCGAAAGTGCGGATAAGATTTTTGAGTCAACGAATGTCAGATAA
- a CDS encoding amino acid permease: MSCADSSANHTTSDGLKRSLGFWDVVALGVNGMIGAGIFLLPGVIAVDLGPSAVFAVLIAGLIALLNAWCFADIAKHYADTGGPYLYARDYLGAFVGFEIGWLNWCSRMLSWAAIAHGFAMTLNDNHPSTFAYAATLLALVTGLSILNYRGVVFGARIECVQPCKASTHRGFRHSSSFYFFSSAILGHGAL; the protein is encoded by the coding sequence ATGTCTTGCGCCGACTCATCTGCAAACCATACGACATCGGATGGACTTAAACGTTCGTTGGGCTTTTGGGACGTAGTCGCGCTTGGCGTCAACGGCATGATCGGTGCGGGTATATTTCTTTTACCAGGGGTGATCGCAGTTGATCTCGGCCCAAGCGCCGTGTTTGCCGTATTGATCGCCGGACTTATTGCCTTACTGAATGCCTGGTGCTTTGCCGACATTGCCAAGCACTACGCCGATACCGGCGGCCCCTATTTGTATGCACGTGATTACTTAGGAGCCTTCGTTGGCTTTGAAATAGGGTGGCTCAACTGGTGCTCACGCATGCTGTCCTGGGCTGCAATCGCGCACGGATTTGCGATGACACTAAACGACAACCATCCTTCGACATTTGCGTACGCAGCAACACTGCTCGCATTAGTTACGGGTCTTAGCATCCTTAATTACCGAGGCGTCGTCTTCGGTGCGCGTATCGAATGTGTTCAGCCTTGCAAAGCTTCTACCCATCGTGGTTTTCGCCACAGCAGCTCTTTTTACTTTTTCTCCTCAGCGATTCTCGGGCATGGGGCACTTTGA
- the gap gene encoding type I glyceraldehyde-3-phosphate dehydrogenase, whose amino-acid sequence MATRIGINGFGRIGRCVVRSLISSGKKDIEIAVINDLVDAPTLAHLLKFDSVHRQFELPVRAEGSQLIVGDHRIEVVAERDPAKLPWAKNKVDIVMECTGLFRSQETAGKHLSAGAKYVIVSAPGQDLAATFCVGINSDSFDASKHKIVSNASCTTNCLAPIAKVLQDSFGIIAGHMVTVHSYTNDQRILDLPHSDLRRSRAAALSMIPTSTGAAKAIGLVLPELKGKLDGTDIRVPTADVSITCLTAHVSKKTTAEEVNKALKAASEGPLKGILGFEERPLVSSDFIGDARSSIVDAAQTQVVGGDIVEVQSWYDNEWGFSNRMIDLARHIASAS is encoded by the coding sequence ATGGCAACACGAATTGGTATTAATGGTTTTGGACGAATCGGCCGCTGTGTCGTTCGCAGTCTTATTAGCTCTGGGAAAAAAGACATTGAAATCGCGGTCATCAACGACTTAGTCGATGCCCCTACTCTCGCCCATCTTTTGAAGTTTGATTCAGTACACCGTCAGTTTGAGCTGCCCGTGCGGGCTGAGGGCTCACAGCTTATCGTGGGTGATCACCGCATCGAAGTGGTTGCAGAGCGCGACCCTGCAAAACTGCCTTGGGCCAAGAACAAGGTCGACATCGTCATGGAGTGCACCGGTTTGTTCCGCAGCCAAGAAACAGCGGGCAAACATCTTAGCGCGGGTGCTAAGTACGTTATCGTCAGTGCGCCTGGCCAGGATTTGGCTGCTACCTTTTGCGTAGGCATTAACAGCGATTCCTTCGATGCGTCCAAACACAAGATTGTTTCCAACGCATCGTGCACCACCAACTGCTTGGCGCCGATTGCAAAGGTTTTGCAAGACAGTTTTGGCATCATTGCTGGCCATATGGTAACCGTGCATTCGTACACCAATGACCAACGCATTTTGGATTTGCCGCACAGTGATTTGCGTCGATCACGCGCAGCGGCTTTGTCGATGATTCCGACCAGCACGGGTGCTGCGAAAGCCATTGGCTTGGTGCTTCCTGAGCTCAAGGGCAAGTTGGACGGAACCGATATCCGTGTTCCGACCGCCGATGTATCTATTACCTGCCTTACTGCGCATGTCAGCAAAAAGACCACCGCTGAGGAGGTCAACAAGGCTTTGAAAGCCGCTTCAGAAGGTCCGCTTAAGGGCATTCTTGGTTTTGAAGAGCGTCCGCTTGTATCAAGTGACTTTATTGGTGATGCTCGGTCTTCTATCGTAGATGCTGCGCAAACTCAGGTGGTTGGCGGTGACATCGTTGAAGTACAGAGCTGGTATGACAACGAATGGGGCTTTTCAAATCGCATGATCGATTTGGCTCGTCACATTGCAAGTGCAAGCTAA
- a CDS encoding APC family permease, which produces MVFATAALFTFSPQRFSGMGHFETSHLGKAVLVVFWAFLGFESVVVPAGEMKQPKKRMAPALGTIIIGTTVIYLWVTTMVFGNLDHVAGRQNPVLDASRVVFGEAGAQLISIGILISIFGMASAHALVIPRCLYAMAQHDEMPRIVGYVHPIYRTPAIAIVLSGLITLLFAFTGSFEGLAVLSVLARLTQYLTTAISVILMRKQRLQNDDSKAKAIAQFVLPSLALLCSLCLVAQAEWSEWGKVALAAGLGIPFFLTMRRHKRAKATLSDIR; this is translated from the coding sequence GTGGTTTTCGCCACAGCAGCTCTTTTTACTTTTTCTCCTCAGCGATTCTCGGGCATGGGGCACTTTGAAACGTCGCACTTAGGGAAGGCCGTTTTAGTGGTGTTTTGGGCCTTTTTGGGTTTCGAATCGGTAGTCGTCCCCGCAGGCGAAATGAAACAACCCAAAAAGCGTATGGCACCTGCGCTCGGCACAATTATCATCGGAACCACAGTAATCTATCTGTGGGTAACCACCATGGTATTTGGCAACCTCGATCACGTAGCGGGCCGGCAAAACCCTGTGCTTGATGCCAGCCGAGTTGTTTTTGGAGAAGCTGGAGCTCAGCTTATTTCGATCGGCATTCTTATATCCATATTTGGCATGGCCTCCGCGCATGCATTGGTGATCCCTCGCTGTCTTTATGCAATGGCTCAACACGATGAAATGCCCCGCATCGTTGGATATGTCCATCCTATCTACCGCACGCCGGCCATCGCAATCGTTTTGAGCGGGCTCATCACTTTGCTCTTTGCTTTCACCGGAAGTTTTGAAGGACTCGCTGTGCTAAGCGTTCTTGCTCGTCTGACCCAATATCTAACCACCGCTATCTCCGTCATCCTCATGCGAAAACAACGACTACAAAACGATGACTCGAAAGCTAAGGCAATCGCGCAATTTGTCCTGCCAAGCCTCGCTTTGCTTTGCTCGCTTTGCTTGGTCGCTCAAGCAGAATGGTCAGAATGGGGCAAGGTAGCCTTGGCCGCTGGGCTGGGAATACCGTTTTTCCTAACGATGCGCAGGCATAAACGGGCGAAAGCTACATTATCTGACATTCGTTGA
- a CDS encoding sigma-70 family RNA polymerase sigma factor produces MDADDQFIQEHEALVKGIAHKIKAQLDLSCELDDLIAYGFHGLLEAKNRFDAERGIQFNTFAYYRVRGAIIDGVRKMAFLPRRAHARLKAAESADLIAEEAADDRAQNPEARKDAQKTAEALHGVLGRMTAAYVAGALGQHEQEEKSAPDFRLQSEEQAAQVRGALEHLPEREKALIEGFYFQNRNFDEVARELGISKSWASRLHNKALDLLRQALRDLA; encoded by the coding sequence ATGGACGCAGACGATCAGTTTATCCAAGAGCATGAAGCTCTTGTCAAAGGCATTGCTCATAAAATTAAGGCCCAACTTGATCTGAGTTGCGAACTTGATGATTTAATTGCCTATGGTTTTCACGGCCTGCTTGAAGCGAAAAACCGTTTCGATGCAGAGCGCGGCATCCAATTCAATACCTTTGCCTACTATCGTGTGCGCGGAGCGATTATAGACGGCGTCCGTAAAATGGCATTTCTCCCGCGGCGGGCGCATGCGCGTCTCAAAGCAGCCGAATCCGCTGATTTGATCGCCGAAGAAGCGGCCGATGATCGAGCGCAGAATCCCGAGGCCCGCAAAGACGCACAAAAAACTGCCGAGGCCTTGCACGGTGTTTTAGGTCGCATGACCGCTGCTTATGTGGCTGGCGCACTCGGGCAGCACGAACAAGAAGAAAAAAGCGCGCCGGATTTTCGTCTTCAATCCGAAGAGCAGGCTGCTCAAGTTCGCGGAGCCCTGGAACACCTACCGGAGCGCGAAAAGGCGCTAATTGAGGGGTTTTATTTTCAAAACCGCAATTTTGACGAGGTGGCTCGTGAACTCGGTATTTCCAAGTCCTGGGCATCGCGTTTGCACAACAAAGCCCTTGATTTGCTGCGCCAGGCGCTCAGGGACCTTGCGTGA